CTAGTGGCAGTGCTATTGCCCAAACTCTTACTTTGACACCAAATTTAATTGGCTTTACTACACCTGAAGGTGAAAAATTATTAATTAATAGTCGTTCTCGCCAAGATTTCTTTCCTCTCAGCACACAATTTGTTACTCAAAATAATCAAGCTTACTGTGGAGTTGCCAGTATTGTTATGGTGTTGAATAGTTTGGGAGTTTCTGCGCCGGAAGCACCCGAATATAAACCATATCATGTATTTACTCAGACAAACTTTTTTAACAACGAAGCAACACGAAAAGTTATTAGTCCTGAAGTTGTTGCTCGTATGGGAATGACGTTAGATCAAATGGGGCAACTACTAGCAAGTTACGGCGTGAAAGCACAAGTCTATCACGCTGCTGATACTAGTTTAGAACAGTTTCGTAAACAAGCAGCAGAAAATTTAAAACAACCTGGAAATTTTATTTTAGTGAACTATTTACGTAAAGAAATTGGACAAGAAAAAGGTGGACATATTTCCCCCTTAGCTGCTTACAATGAACAAACAGATAGATTTTTAATTATGGATGTATCCCGTTACAAATATCCGCCTGTTTGGGTAAAGACAACAGATTTGTGGAAGGCAATGAATACTGTTGATACAGTTTCAGGTAAAACACGGGGATTTGTATTTGTTAGTAAAGGTTACTCATCCAAATAATCACCACCAGAACCATACTTCCAAGCATCAACCCAGCGATGCCAATAGTATTTAGAAGTGCTGGGTAAATATTTTTCCCAGGGTTCTAATCTTTGGCTTAGCCAAAATAACACCGAATATTTGCCTAAATTTCCGTAATGTACCATCCAATCTAATAAGGAAAGTAAACCTACTTGGGGAATGACTTTAGCAACAATACCTGGATGGGCAACACTTGTTTTTAATAGGGTTTGTGTTAGGGCAGGAAACTGTACCACATCTTGTAAAAATGGTTTTAAAACCATGTCACCCGACTGTTGCATTTGTCGAAATACTGCTGATAGCAACTCGTTAATTTGTTCTGGGGCAATTTTTTGATCGACACCAACACTCATAGCTTTTTGAAATAGCCAAGTTACACTCAAGCTAGGTTGGTATGGTTGCAGTAGTGTTAGGGCATTAGCAGATAGTTGATCGGTTTGCAGCGCTTCATAAATACCTTGAGTTAGTCTGTGCAAGTGACGCACCATTGCGCCAAAACCACCAAAACTTAAAGGAGATTGATTCCCACTACTATCTCCTATGAAGAGAATACGACTCCAAGGTGTGTGCAGTGGATTTTGACGATAGGAGGGAAAGAAGCCAAATAGCGCCCGTTGGAATGTTAATTGTGACAATTCCACACTTTGATATTTTGGCATTAAGCGCAGATATTCTTCAAACAAAGCTTCTAATCCTATATGTTGTGGGTTTGCATCCATATAGGTAAACATGTAAGTAGTTCTGCCATCCCTAGCAGGAAAAGCTTCCCAAAAGTATTGGCACTGCTTTTGAATCGGTGTAAAAGATAAAATTAAATCACCAGTGTGATTTTCTGGAAATCCTTGGGCACAACTACCAACTACCAAACACACCGCATCTGGTTTTTGTCCTTGTCGCGCTTGTTGGGTAATGGGAGAAAAGTGTCCCATCGCATCAATTAACAACCTAGCTTTGTATTGATTGTTGACTATCACTCCATCTGGGTGAACTACCGCTTCTCCAAAAGGTGTGTTTTCAAATAATTTACCACCAGCTGCCAGAAATTTTTGTTTTAAAGTTTCCAGTAAATACACTGGATCTATACCAATATTTAATACATTCTCTACCCACATTTCGACACCGTTATCAAAGCCGACTCTGGCTGGGTTGTATTCTGTAGCGATCGCTTTTTCTAATTCTGCATCTGTTAATAAAGATAATTCTAAGAAGACTTGCAATTCTTTACGAGAAATATTCCATTCTTGATCTCTGCCGCGTAATCTACCCCGTTCTATCAATGCTACCCGTAATCCTTGCACTGCTAAGGCACAGCCGATTAAAATCCCCAAAGTGCCACCGCAAATTAAAACATCCCAATCGACAGCACCCAACAGTTGTTGATTTTCTCTGACTACTGTTGGTACTGGTAGTTTACCTTCTCTAATGGATGATAAGGTGCGATCGCTACGACGCAATCCCCCTAAAATATCCCCTGCTAATTGCGAAAGAATTTCCTCAGTTAAAGACATAGAACTTAATTCCAGCAAAGTCACTAATCTTTATCGTAGCGACTCCACAAGCATAGGATGGTGACTATTACCTTCGTGAACTTCGTATCTTCGCGGTTAAAAAATATCGATTTTGAGCATTGCAGTTATCACATCTCGGTATTTTATCAGCATGATTTTTATCATTTCAAAAAAAATTAATTATTCTGCTTTTTTGTAAAAAAATAATGAAGATGTCTCTAATAGTATTTCTAAATAGCAAAAAAGAATTAGTTTTAAAAGTACATGTAATTATAGCGCAATTACATTGTTTAGTTGATGATAAATAGCTAGTGAGTGGTGACATCAACAAATGAAAATAGCTTTCATAGTTAATAAATTTCCAGTCATATCAGAAACATTTATTTTGAACCAGATTACAGGCTTAATTTGCCGAGGGCATGAAGTTCATATTTACGGTTATAGACCTGACGATACTGTGAAATTTCATCCAGATGTAGAAAAATATGACTTGCTAAAACGCACTTTTTATGCTCCTCAGATGCCTCATAATAAACTTTTGCGGCTGCTCAAAGCACTATGGTTAGTTATTACCAATTTTTATAAAGCCCCACTAGTAATATTGCGATCGCTCAAATTTTTACAGTCCGACAAAGATGCACCAGCTCTGAGAATTTTATACTCAATTATTCCTTTGTTAGGTGCAGAACCATACGATATAATTCACTGTCAATTTGGCATCCTGGGCAACGAGGGAATAATTTATCGTGACATTGGTGCAATCAAAGGTAAGTTAGTGACTTCTTTTCGGGGATATGATATCAGCTGGTATGTCAAAGAGTATGGAGAGAGAGTTTACAATCAGTTGTTTATTAAAGGAGATTTTTTTCTAGCAAATTGTGAGTTTTTTCGTCAGAGAGCAATTCAATTAGGTTGTGATCAAAAGAAGATAACTGTTCACGGTTCTGGCATAGATTGTAGTCGGTTTAATTTTCGGGTACGCAAGCCTCTAGTAGATGGCAAAATCTATATTGCTACAATTGGTCGTTTAATTGAAAAGAAAGGAATAGAGTATGCCATTCGTGCCGTTGCCAAAGTTTTAAAAACCTATCCCAATCTAGAATGTAATATCATCGGTGATGGACACTTAAAAGCACATTTACAGCAAGTAATTACAGAACTGGGTGTGGCAGATAAAATCAAACTCTTAGGTTGGAAAAATCAAGAAGAGATTATTCAAATTATCGATAATACTCACATTTTTATTGCTGCCAGTGTCACAGCTAAAGATGGTAATCAAGATGCTCCTGTGAATACCCTCAAAGAAGCAATGGCTATGGGTTTACCAGTCATTGCTACTCGGCACGGTGGTATTCCGGAGCTTGTTCAAGATGGTATTTCTGGTTTATTAGTTCCAGAGCGAGATGCAGATGCGATCGCTCTGCAACTAACTTATTTAATTGAGCATCCAGAATTATGGGAACAAATGGGTAAAGCTGGCCGTGCTTATGTAGAAAAACATTATGATACAGAGCGCCTCAATGATGAACTAGTAAAAATTTATCAGCAAGTAATCATAGATAATTTACAACCATGCTCAGAGCAAAGTATAGATTCTATTGCTAGTCCTAAATACACTTAAAAAAGGAGATAGAGGCTAGTCAAAATTCTTCATAACAGTTCACTTAACTTTTTTTCTGCATATTTCAAAAGGGATTAAACCATGAATAAATCTGAATTTCTCGAACCAGAAGTGACTATTGTCGTTGTTCCTCGTGAGCGTTTTAGCTACACTCGTGAATCCTTGGAAAGTATTTACGAAAATACAAGTTATCCCTTCAAGTTAATCTACGTCGATGGTGGTTCACCTACTCACATCAAAAATTACCTCGCAACTCAAGCAGTTGAGAAGCAATTTCAACTAATTCGCACTGACCACTACCTTTCTCCCAATCACGCTAGAAACATCGGTTTACGTCAAGTCAACAGTAAATATGTTGTCTTTATGGATAACGATGTTGTAGTTACGCCTGGTTGGTTGCAACCATTGGTAGATTGTGCTGAAGCAACTGGAGCCACTATAGTTAGTCCCCTCATCTGTCAATACCTGCCACTACATACAGAAGTGCATTGTGCAGGTGGAGAATCTGGTGTGAAAGTAGAAACCAAAGGCGAGACTACCAGACGGCGAATAATTGAAAAAATCTATAAACAAGGACAGCAAGTAGCAAATGTACATCCCCAACTGCAACGGCAACAAACCGGGTTAGCAGAGTTTCACTGCATGATAGTACGCACAGAAATATTTGATAAGATTGGTCTTTTAGATGAAGGATTATTAAATACGAAAGAACACGTAGATTTGTGTATTATGGTTAACGAGGCTGGTGGTACAGTCTACTTGGAACCTGAATCTTTAGTAACTTATGTACCAGGCCCGCCCTTAAAATGGACAGACCTACACTTTTATATGCTGCGGTGGAGTGATGCTTGGGAACTAGCAAGCTTGAAACGTTTACGTGATAAGTGGAATCTAAGCGAAGATGAGTACTTCCAAAACAAGTACAAACGCTTAGGATGGCGGCGAGATATGACAATTGTCAATCCCCTCGTCCGTAAATTTCCCCTTGGCAAATTTGGCTCTCGCGTAGTAGGGAAAGTTCTCCGACAAATGGATAAGGCGTTAAACCATTATCTTACCTCTCGCTATGCAAAAAAATACTTGCAAGGACTGCCAAATCAAATCCCTCCACAACAGCCGCCAACATCTACGATGACAGCCTCATCCCAGAATTAATCAGGGTGTGCCTGCCAAACCAAGGACACAACCTCCATGCAAAAAGAATCTGTGCTTACTACTAATTCCCCATTAATGATGCGGCCTCACCGTCGCCAGTTTGTGATTGGACCAGAAATTTATCGTGTGTACGAAGATTGGCACTATCGCCAGTTTGACGCTTCCACATGGATTTCCTATTGTCCCGAACTCCGTGCTAGCTGGACAACTGACGCTGACGGAACTACTTGGGTAATTTTGGGAGTGGCTGTGGAAACGCTAGAGTCCCGTTCGGAACCACTAGCAAAGATTGCTCAGACAGCCAGCGCCGATGTACCTAACCTCTACGCCAGTTGGGCAGGTCGTTGGGTGTTGATCGGTAATGGGCAGATACACATCGATGCCTCTGGACTTCTCGGTTGCTTTTATGGAACAACACGCGACGGTCAAGTGTGGGTATCAAGTAGTCCAGCTTTACTTGCTGATATACTTTCACCCAAGGCTGATTCTCGACAGTTATATTACCAAAGGGGGCTGTCATGGTTTACACCACCACTTTCGCGCTTTGGAGAAATAAGTCGGCTTTTACCGAGTCAAGTTATTGAACTTAAAGACGGTAGCATTCAACCCCGACCTTTGCTACCGCCAATCAATCCTGATCTTGACTATAAAGAGGCTTTGGAATTGTTGAGCCAAAGTATGATCACAGCACTTCGGCGGCTTTATCAAAAACAGAGCCAAGTGTGGCTAGGACTTTCGGCGGGTGTTGACTCACGATTAGTACTAGCAATGGCATACCGTGGCGGTGTCAACATCACACCCTTTACCCGCATTGCTGCCAGAATGTCAGTAGCTGATCGCATTCTCCCAGCTACCCTAGCAGACAAACTTGGATACAAGCACATCTTTTTGCATGGACGCAATAGTCAAGCCAACCGTCAGCATCTCGTTACTGAACATAGCGCAGGTCATGTCTCAGAGGGCGACGCCTTGCCTTTTCTGCAAAGTGTACGAGATTCTCTAGAGGGAATTTCTGTTGGTGGTTGGTGCATGGAAGTGGGTAAAGCGCTGTGGCGTAATTCCCTACCTCATACTATAGACGACACCGAAATCTGTGTTCAACAAATTGCCCGAACCTATGGGGAAGCATTAAACTCAAGCGCGATCGCAGGTATACGTCAGTGGTTAGAATGGGTGAAGCAAACTCCCCAAGCACACATGGACTGGCGAGATAGATTTTACATCGAGCAACGCCTAGCCGGCTGGCAAAGTTCCAAAGAACAATTGTATGACCTCAGTAATATCCAGAGAATCCCCATTGTAAACGCTGCTCGCACCTATGCCTTAATGCTTAGCATTGCCGAAAATCACCGCCTCAATGCCAAGTATCAGCTTGATTTGATTTCTCAAGCTGTCCCTCAACTATCTTGTTACCCTTGCAATCCCAGTGACAAATATTTTGGCAAACTACGGGCAATCATCATCAAATCTTCATACGACCCTTTATATCTACCTCGAAGCGTTGCCAGAAAACTGCGATCGCGGTAGTCTTTTTTATTGTCAATAAATAAAAATCCAAATCTTGCCATATCACAGTCTAAATTGAGCATAATCTCAGTCAATAGAAAAGTGGATAACACCCACCTGTGATTGGCAATTAATACAGTGTAGTAGGGTGAAAAACTTTGAAGCCAAACATGCATTCAAAACATCAGCTACCTGAGGTAATTCATACACCAGAAAGTAGCCTGAAACATCCCCTCCGATTACTCCAACAAATGTGGCGAGACTTACTCGCTTCTCGTGAACTCGCCTGGCGACTAATGGTACGTGATATTAGTGCCCAGTACCGTCAATCATTTTTAGGAATAGTCTGGGCCTTCTTACCCCCGATTGTCATGGCAGCTAGCTTTACCCTTGCCAAGGGTGCCCAAGTTATTAATGTCGGGGTGACAGATATACCCTACCCAGCTTACGTCATGTTCAGCACTGCTCTGTGGCAAACATTTGTAGAAGCATTAAACGGCCCAGTGCAAGCAGTGACAGTCGCCAAGCCGATGTTAGCCAGAGTTAATTTCCCCCGAGAAGCACTAATTTTAGCCAAGCTAGGCGAAGTGTTTTTTAACTTTGGCATTAAAACAATATTGATAGTGGCACTATTTATATTCTTTCGTGTTTCTGTCAGTTGGACGGTGATTCTAGTGCCAGTAGCATTAATTCACTTGGTTTTACTAGGAACATTCATCGGTATTTTATTAGCCCCTTTTGGAGTTTTATATCAAGATATATCCAAAGGGCTAAGTTTAATCACAGGATTTTGGCTATTTTTAACTCCAGTAGTCTATGCAGTTCCTAACGAAGGAACATTTGGATATTTAGTGAAGCTTAATCCTGTAACTCCTCTATTAGTCACAACTCGAGAATTAGCAACCACAGGAGTAGTATCAGAACCTTTAGGATTTTGGGTAGTCAGTGGAATTACTATTATCGGTTTAATACTGACTTGGATCGCATTTCGTCTTGCCATGCCTTTCGTAGTTGAAAGAGTAAGTTCTTAATCATAATTTATGACCAATAATTTCTTGATGATACAAGAAATCAGTATAGACCGTGGTGTCAATCCAAAATCTAAAATCCAAAATCGCATGACTGATTTAATCGAAAAAAAATTTTCTATTCAGCCTCAAGACGATCCTGAGGTAGTAATTTCAGTAGAGAATGTTTCTAAAAAATTTTGTAGAAATTTAAAACAATCTTTATTATATGGTGTGCAAGATATCACCACAGAGTTATTAGGCATCAATAGAAAAAGTAATGTCTTAAGACCAAAAGAATTTTGGGCGTTGAAAGATATTAGCTTTCAACTCAGACGTGGAGAAGCACTAGCGTTAATAGGCTCAAATGGCGCTGGTAAAAGTACCATACTACGCATTATTAGTGGCTTGATTAAGCCTGATACTGGCAGAGTCAGAGTCAGAGGTAGAATAGCACCATTAATTGCCTTAGGAGCAGGATTTAATCCAATTTTGACAGGACGAGAAAATATTTATGCCAATATGTCAATTTTGGGTCTATCTACAAGAGAAATTGCAGAAAGATTTCAGGATGTTATAGATTTCGCTGAAATTGCCGATGCGATTGATGCACCTGTACAAACCTATAGTTCTGGCATGGCAGCACGACTAGGATTTGCTTGTGCCGTCCATATCGAACCAGACATTTTACTTATTGATGAAGTCTTAGCAGTTGGGGATATTAAGTTTAGAATGAAATGCCATCGCAGACTAGCTAAACTTCGAGATAACGGCACTGCCTTTATCTTAGTTTCTCATAATCCGCCAGCAATTTTAAATGTTTGTACTTCAGCAGTGTACATATCAAAAGGAAAATTAATTACTATCGGCGATATAGATACTGTAGTGCGTAAATATGAAGAAGATTTGTGTCTAGCTGGTACAGAAAAATCTCCAGGTTATTTGGTTTTGCCAGAGAAATCTAAGAGTGAAAGCACAGGTATAGATATTACTTCTGTATATTTTAAAGATACACAAGGAAATATTGTCACAACACCTATAAGTGGTGACTCTGTTTCTTTGTGCGTAGAATGCAAAGCACATCGGAGAGTAACTAAAGCTAATCTATGTGTCACCATTACAGATATTGGTGGAGAAAATGGACGAATTTTATATCTAACTGCTGCTAGTGATAATAAATATTTAAATGTCTTACCAGGCAAAAATGAATTACAAATGTATATGCCTTTTTGTTGCTTGAATCCTGGTGTCTACAATGCCAAAGTTTTTATTAAAGAAGGTGCTTACTCTTTCGATGCTGTTGAATCTTTTAGATTTACAGTGAAATCAAATAAGATTACTAGTCAATCTTTGTTTTATCAACCTCGAGAATGGAAAGTCATGAACTAAATACTACTGTAACCAAAACTTTTGTCAAAATCATGCTTTATTGTTGGTCATTGATTTTTCTCATTACCTATTACCAGCTTATGAGACAGTATAAGCATTCAAGCAAACATAATATTATATCGAGTTCGGTTAATCGCTTATAACAAAAAACCTCACAAGAATAGCCCCTCTCCTTACCAAGGAGAAAGGTATCGAAGGCGAGGTGAGGTTTAACGGAAATTATCAGTAATCATGCGAACTTGATATTAGGTCTGTCCGCGAACAACTTTTCATGAAAAACTAACTCTGGACATAAGCAATTATATTAATATGATTTCCATTAAATATTGCAGTCTAAAAATATTTTAAGGATAAATTTATATTTCTTAGTTGAACCATTGCTATATTCAAAATATTAACTGTATTTTGTATAATCTCAAAACCATATTATTTCTGTGGTTCTAATTATTGATGAATATATTCCAACATATCCACTCAAATACAAATGTCAAAACTTGTCTCAATAATCATTCCTTGTTTTAATGCAGAAAAATGGTTGCAGGAAGCAATTGATAGTTGCTTACAGCAGACATATTCCCATATTGAAATTATTGTTATTGATGATGGCTCAAATGATAATTCCCTAGAAATTATTAAAAGTTATGGTGATAAGATTACTTGGAAATCTTTGCCACATCAAGGTGGGAATCATGTCAGAAACTATGGTTTTAAGATATCAAAAGGAGAGTATATCCAGTACCTAGATGCAGACGATTATATTTTACCTGAAAAAATTGCCAGACAAGTAAGTTTTTTAGAAGCGACAGGAGCAGATGTTGTTTATGGCGATTGGAGACATCGATATCACAATTCAGATGGAACAAGTTTTTTAGGTCGCATAGAAATTGCTGAAACACAAGCTGATATTCTTGAGTCATTACTAGCAAATTGGTGGACTGCGGTTGCTTCTTTACTCTACAGAAGAAGCACCATCGAAAATAGTGGTGGATGGGATGAAAACTTGTCAGCTGCACAAGATCGAGATTTTTTCTTAACAGTAGTCATGAATGGTGCCAAAGTAGTATATCAACCAGGTTGCTATTCAGTGTATAGAAGATACGGCAATGTAACAGTTTCGACTTATAGCAAATCTCGTTGGATAGAGTGCCAAAGTTTAGTATTACAAAAAGCACAAAACAAGCTAATCCAATCAAACAAATTGACCGTTAAGTATCGTTGTGCCTTAGCGTTATCTTACTTTGAACTAGCACGAGAATCATTAAAAATTGACTATGGAATGTACCTGCAATTCCTAGAAAAAACTTTAATATTATCTCCTGATTTTAAGCACAACAGTCAACGAACAGCATATAATTTAATTCAAAATATTTTTGGATTTAGACATACAGAAAGAATATTTTTTATGATGTTGTTTCTCAAAAAAATTATCAATTCCCTTAATCAATACTTGCTCAACACAAAAGGAAAATTAAGTGTAATATCATAGTGAGTAGAAAACACAACACAATGAGGTTACTCTCTAGTTCTAACTTTCATATAGGAAATACAAATGAATCGTTCAAAAATTGTCGCAATTATTACAGGTGTTTTTTCTTTGATTTTAGCGATCGCCTACCTGCTGCTTGTGCAAATATTAGACTTTCGTGGAGAAATGAAACCTGCTCCTATCAGTGAAATGGAACAGCCAGTATCAATAGTTACGCCTTCTTCGACAAACATACTAATTTCTTAAACTTAATCCCCAACTACTGATCATCCAAAGTTTCAATCAACAAATCTACCTGCTGTTGTCGCTGACGTAAAAAACTTTCACACTCACGCAAATACTCAACAGCTTGAGCAAATTGCTCAAACACATCAGCCAACTCCAACTCACCCCCCTCAATTCGATCAATCATACCTTCTATCTCAGCAACCTTCGCCTCATAATTCCAGACCTCGACCTCTACAGACTTAGAATTAGAAGAATTAACACGTCTAGCCATCAAACCTCTGCGTCCTCTGCGTCTGTGTAGTTTAAACTTCTTACTCTTTTTTACCCGTAACCCTGACTTTCACCTCACCCTGCCCCAACTGTATCACCAGTTCTTGCCCCATAGCTAACTCAGTCGCACTGCGAACAATTATCCCATCTTCTTGCCTAACCACCGCATAACCACGTTGTAACACAGCTCTGGGGTCAAGAGTTGTTAACTTCTGTCGTAACATCTCCAAATGCTGAGTTGCTTGTTGTAATTTACCAGACGTGATTTGCACCAATTTCTGACGTTGCCAAATCAGCGCCTGCATTTGTTGCTGTACCTGCTTATCCAAGCGTAAACGCTGCAAACGTTCTCGTAGTCCTTGCAGCTGATCATCAGCAGTTTCTAACTCCCGTTGCACAACTTGCTGCAAACTCACAACTCTCTGTTGATGCTGATTATATAGATCCGCCAGTGCCGGAACAACTCGTTCTGCCGCCGCAGTGGGAGTATGCACATTCTCATCTGCAGCTAAATCTACCAAAGACTCATCCCTTTGATGCCCAATTCCAGTAATGATAGGAATTGTACAATTAGCCACAGCTCGCACTACCCGCTCATCATTAAAACAAGCTAATTCCTCAACCGCACCTCCTCCCCGCGATAAAATTATCACCTCGGCCCGTCTATCTCTTTCTACCCTTTGAATTGCCTTCACAATAGACTCTGGTGCTTGCTCACCCTGAACTGTAGCAGGAGAAAATAAAACACGTAAACCAGGGTATCTTTGTTTGAGAGTCTTTTGGATATCCCCCCAAGCAGCAGCAGTAGGTGAAGTGACAACAGCAATCGTTTGGGGATGAGAAGGAAGCGATCGCTTCCTTTGTGGATCAAATAATCCTTCTGCTTCTAGACGGTTTCGCAGTTGTTGGTAACGTAGCGCCTGCAAACCCACACCAGCAGGTAAAGCTTGCCAAACAGAAAGTTGATATTCACTCCGTGCTGAGTATAATCTTATACTGCCTAACACAATCAACTGCTCCCCTACAGTTGGTCTTTGCATCAGTTGTGTTAATTGCCCATTCCATACCACACATTTAATTGCTGCTGGACTATCGGGGTCTTGCAATGTAAAAAATAAGCCACTGCGGTGGTTGTTAGCACTAGAAACTTCTCCAATTACCCAAATTTGTCGCAATTGTTCATCTTGTTCTAGTAACAAGCGGATATAGTCAGTCAAACCAGCGACGCTAACAGCTGTATCAGGAATTAAAAAGTCAGTAAAATCAGCAGTCATTCGATTTTGGATTTTAGATTGGTTCCGGGACTTGTATCCTGGGATAAATTATTGTCAACAGAGTTCTGTAAATAAAAGTAAAAATATGCTTGTAGTAGCACTTGAGCAGGCATATAGCTACTACATGTTGCATAATAACCAAGATAGACAATACAAAATTTAATACCAAATACCAATTTTCAAAATGATTGCAACAGATAGATTTACAGAACCTATACCCAGATAAGGTGTCCCCATCCAAAATCTAAAATGGTATAATTCCCAGTCCTAGCAATTATTGAGCAGCCCGCGTTAAACTATGTAGCGATTAGCCGCAGGAAAATGTCAAAATAGTATATCTGTTCTATTAAATCTTCCCAAGCAACACTCCCTAAATCCATATATATAGAGGTAGGAATGGCTGTTAATACTGATAATGCTGGCAAGCAAAAAGCGCTCAACATGGTACTCAACCAAATTGAGCGTACTTTTGGCAAAGGAACAATCATGCGCTTGGGCGACGCTACCCGGATGCGGGTAGAAACCATCTCCAGTGGGGCGCTGACATTGGATTTGGCGTTAGGCGGTGGTTTACCTAAAGGTCGGGTGATAGAGATTTATGGCCCAGAAAGTTCTGGTAAGACGACTTTAGCACTACACGCCGTTGCAGAAGTACAAAAAAATGGCGGTATTGCTGCCTATGTTGATGCAGAACACGCCCTCGACCCCACCTATGCTGCGGCTTTAGGCGTAGATACAGAGAACTTATTGGTTTCTCAACCAGATACAGGAGAAGCAGCATTAGAAATTGTCGATCAACTCGTTCGTTCAGCAGCAGTAGATATAGTTGTTATTGACTCGGTAGCAGCCCTAGTCCCCCGTGCGGAAATTGAAGGTGATATGGGCGATGCCCACGTTGGTCTTCAGGCAAGATTGATGAGCCAAGCTCTGCGTAAAATAACTGGTAACATTGGTAAATCTGGCTGCACAGTAATCTTCCTCAACCAGTTACGACAAAAAATTGGTATCAGCTACGGTAATCCAGAGACTACAACTGGTGGTAATGCTCTCAAATATTACGCTTCGGTACGCTTGGATATCCGCCGGATTCAAACCCTGAAAAAAGGAACCGAGGAATTTGGTAATCGCGTCAAAGTCAAAGTTGCTAAAAATAAAGTCGCGCCACCTTTTAGAGTTGCAGAATTTGACATTATTTTTGGTAGAGGTATTTCTACCTTGGGTTGTCTTGTAGATTTAGCAGAAGAAACTGGCGTACTCAACCGTAAGGGAGCATGGTATAGTTACAATGGCGACAATATTTCCCAAGGTCGAGATAACGCCATTAAGTACTTAGAAGAAAAATCGGAATTTGCTGAACAAATTAAGCAACTAGTAAGAGAAAAATTAGAAAAAGGAGCTGTTGTTTCCGCTACCTCTGTTAGGAAGACAAACGAAGACGAAGACGAAGATATGGATGATGCTTCTGAAGAAGAATAGTATCGGTTAGTGATTAGTGCTTAGTAGTTAAAAATCAGTGAACAGTGAGTAATAAAATTCGATAACTGCT
Above is a genomic segment from Fischerella sp. JS2 containing:
- a CDS encoding glycosyltransferase, whose protein sequence is MKIAFIVNKFPVISETFILNQITGLICRGHEVHIYGYRPDDTVKFHPDVEKYDLLKRTFYAPQMPHNKLLRLLKALWLVITNFYKAPLVILRSLKFLQSDKDAPALRILYSIIPLLGAEPYDIIHCQFGILGNEGIIYRDIGAIKGKLVTSFRGYDISWYVKEYGERVYNQLFIKGDFFLANCEFFRQRAIQLGCDQKKITVHGSGIDCSRFNFRVRKPLVDGKIYIATIGRLIEKKGIEYAIRAVAKVLKTYPNLECNIIGDGHLKAHLQQVITELGVADKIKLLGWKNQEEIIQIIDNTHIFIAASVTAKDGNQDAPVNTLKEAMAMGLPVIATRHGGIPELVQDGISGLLVPERDADAIALQLTYLIEHPELWEQMGKAGRAYVEKHYDTERLNDELVKIYQQVIIDNLQPCSEQSIDSIASPKYT
- a CDS encoding glycosyltransferase family 2 protein; amino-acid sequence: MNKSEFLEPEVTIVVVPRERFSYTRESLESIYENTSYPFKLIYVDGGSPTHIKNYLATQAVEKQFQLIRTDHYLSPNHARNIGLRQVNSKYVVFMDNDVVVTPGWLQPLVDCAEATGATIVSPLICQYLPLHTEVHCAGGESGVKVETKGETTRRRIIEKIYKQGQQVANVHPQLQRQQTGLAEFHCMIVRTEIFDKIGLLDEGLLNTKEHVDLCIMVNEAGGTVYLEPESLVTYVPGPPLKWTDLHFYMLRWSDAWELASLKRLRDKWNLSEDEYFQNKYKRLGWRRDMTIVNPLVRKFPLGKFGSRVVGKVLRQMDKALNHYLTSRYAKKYLQGLPNQIPPQQPPTSTMTASSQN
- a CDS encoding phytochelatin synthase family protein, translating into MFSKLHILPTTINALIFGIYATSGSAIAQTLTLTPNLIGFTTPEGEKLLINSRSRQDFFPLSTQFVTQNNQAYCGVASIVMVLNSLGVSAPEAPEYKPYHVFTQTNFFNNEATRKVISPEVVARMGMTLDQMGQLLASYGVKAQVYHAADTSLEQFRKQAAENLKQPGNFILVNYLRKEIGQEKGGHISPLAAYNEQTDRFLIMDVSRYKYPPVWVKTTDLWKAMNTVDTVSGKTRGFVFVSKGYSSK
- a CDS encoding ABC transporter permease yields the protein MHSKHQLPEVIHTPESSLKHPLRLLQQMWRDLLASRELAWRLMVRDISAQYRQSFLGIVWAFLPPIVMAASFTLAKGAQVINVGVTDIPYPAYVMFSTALWQTFVEALNGPVQAVTVAKPMLARVNFPREALILAKLGEVFFNFGIKTILIVALFIFFRVSVSWTVILVPVALIHLVLLGTFIGILLAPFGVLYQDISKGLSLITGFWLFLTPVVYAVPNEGTFGYLVKLNPVTPLLVTTRELATTGVVSEPLGFWVVSGITIIGLILTWIAFRLAMPFVVERVSS
- a CDS encoding FAD-dependent oxidoreductase: MSLTEEILSQLAGDILGGLRRSDRTLSSIREGKLPVPTVVRENQQLLGAVDWDVLICGGTLGILIGCALAVQGLRVALIERGRLRGRDQEWNISRKELQVFLELSLLTDAELEKAIATEYNPARVGFDNGVEMWVENVLNIGIDPVYLLETLKQKFLAAGGKLFENTPFGEAVVHPDGVIVNNQYKARLLIDAMGHFSPITQQARQGQKPDAVCLVVGSCAQGFPENHTGDLILSFTPIQKQCQYFWEAFPARDGRTTYMFTYMDANPQHIGLEALFEEYLRLMPKYQSVELSQLTFQRALFGFFPSYRQNPLHTPWSRILFIGDSSGNQSPLSFGGFGAMVRHLHRLTQGIYEALQTDQLSANALTLLQPYQPSLSVTWLFQKAMSVGVDQKIAPEQINELLSAVFRQMQQSGDMVLKPFLQDVVQFPALTQTLLKTSVAHPGIVAKVIPQVGLLSLLDWMVHYGNLGKYSVLFWLSQRLEPWEKYLPSTSKYYWHRWVDAWKYGSGGDYLDE